The genome window CATTTGGAGTCCTTGGATACAAGGAGGTATCCAGAACAAAATCTGTAGCATTAGGTCTGTGCTACATGTGGCTGCTGGGTACTTGAAGTAGCAGGTGGCCATATTGGAAGGATGGGGCTTAGAATATACTAGGTTACATTagtggtattaaaatttttttaccagttttatatatttttttatttttctctttatttctttctttcttcctttctttctctctctctctctctctctctctctctctctttctttctttctttctttctttctttctttctttctttctttctttctttcttttctccactgaccaggcagtggcacagtggatagagcgttggactgggatgcagaggactcaggttcaaaaccccacagtcactggcttaagcgtgggcccaccagcttgagcatgggatcatagacatgaccccatggtcgttggctcaagcccaaaggtcactggcttgaagcccaaggtcgccagcttaagcaaggggtccttcgctctgctgtagcccccaccccagtcaaggcacatgtgagaaagcaatcaatgcacaactaaggagccacaacgaattgatgcttcttatctctctccctttctgtctgtctctgtctgtccctctctctatctttgtcacacacacaaaatacgtgtgtgtgtgtgtgtgtgtgtgtacccccCCCCAATAATGCAGCTACTGGCAAGTGTTGACCCACAAGATTAGCTCAATTGACCTTCCCGTTGGgcagccctgggctggggcagTAAGCTCAGGCTTGTGACAAGCATTTGAAGGGCCTGGAGGCCACATGGGGACATGGCTGATGTGTCATTTTTCAAGAAAGGCTAGGAATCTAGGGTTTCCTATGTGAAATCTCCCATTTCTTTAAACACTATGAGCCAACTGTCTACTCACGGGTTGACCACCTTAGAGCTCCCTGTGGCCCATGACCTTTGGCCTGGCTTGCTGTGCTGTGGAGATGATGCACATGGCAGCACCCCGCTATGACATGGACCGCTTCGGCGTAGTCTTTCGAGCCAGCCCACGCCAGTCAGACGTCATGATTGTGGCTGGGACTCTCACCAACAAAATGGCCCCTGCACTTCGTAAGGtaggcctggccctggcctcagccccctCCCATCTTTCACCCAGTTGAGCCAAACATAGACCCTGTTGTCTCTTCTAGGTCTATGACCAGATGCCAGAGCCTCGTTATGTCGTGTCCATGGGGAGGTGAGTGCTGGTGGGGTTGGTGGCCATAAGCTGGCTCCAGCAATGAGACATACTGTGACACACTGGCGTGTTTCCTCCCAGTCTTTAAATGGGCTTCTGTCTGATTGAGGTCAAGGAGGAATAATTTACTCAGGGAAACCCCAGAGCTGCTGGGAGCAGGAGAGTGACTCTCACACTTCTGCTGTACAAACATACAAACTGCCCCCTCCCCAGAGTGCTCCCTTCTTGTGGGTTACCATCACTCCCCCACCCCAAGAGCCCatcttatttctgtttctctgctttatgaatacataaatgaCATCCCCCTCTGTCACATTTACATTCTCTTTGCCTTTTTAACTTGTCATTTCCCCACATTGTTAAAACCTGTttaatcacttaatttttttgttggtttagataaaattcacatagcccccttttactttttttaaagcaagagaggaagagagaaagagaaatatcgattttgttgttccactcatttatgcattcattggttgactttttaaaaaaaaattttttaatttattcatttttagagaggagagagagagaagtgggggaggagcaggaagcatcaactcccatatgtgccttgaccaggctagcccagggtttcaaaccggcaacctcaatattctaggttgatgctttatccactgcgccaccacaggtcaggccattggttgacttttgtatgtgccctgaccagggactgaacctacAACCTTCGTGTGTTGGGATGACTTTCCAACCACTGTGAAAGTTTGCCCTTCTAAAGTGcagttcagccctggctgggtagctcagttgtttttttttttgttttgttttgtttttaattttttatttattcattttagacaggagagggggagagagagagagagagagaagggggaggagcaggaagcatcaactcccatatgtgccttgaccaggcaagcccaaggtttcgaaccggcgacctcaacatatccaggtcgacactttacccactgcgccaccacaggtcaggcggtagctcagttgttaagagcatcttcccaacaagctgaggttgcaggttcaatccccagtcaggacacccaCTAGAGTCAACCAGTGAtgtcatgaataagtggaacaagaattcaatgtttctctctcccttcttctctctctaaaaaaataaagtatgcaaTTCTGTACCACTGGCAACTCATGAACCCATTTTCTGTCctgtgcctgttctggacatttcacataaatggaatcacacactgTAGCCTTTGTATTTGGCTTCTCACTAAGCATCATTTTCAGGATCCATCCATTAGGTTCTGCTCTACCTGGTCTCAGGTGACTGATATCTTTCCTATGACTTCACATCCCATTCTTGTTCTTTTTGGCACTCTGGGCACCTGCTTACAATTGAAGGCAGGTGTGGTTAGGTGCAGGGCCCCAAGGAGGGAGTAAGGTCTGGTTGGCCAAAGAAGCCCTTACatcactcctccccctccagcTGCGCAAACGGAGGAGGTTACTACCACTACTCATACTCTGTCGTGAGAGGCTGTGACCGCATCGTGCCTGTGGACATCTATGTCCCAGGTAAGTCCACTGCCCATGTCTCTTGGAACCAGGCCTTCAGGTCCTCACAAAGGAGTCCCCACGCTCCTGCAGACACAGTGGGCTTTCCCTggtttttgtgtgacagagacagagagagagggacggatagggacaggcagacaggaagggagagagatgagaagcatcaattctttgttgcggcaccttatttatttatttattttttaattatttttatttatttattttagaggggagagagagagagagagagagagagagaaggggggaggagcaggaagtttcaactcccatatgtgccttgaccaggcaagcccaggcttttgaactggcaacctcagcattccaggtcaacgctttatccactgcgccaccacaggtcaggccatgttgtggcaccttagtcgttcattgctttctcatatgtgccttgactagggggctacctCTTGGACCCAGGATCACCCAGGTGGTCAGGTTCAGCAAATCAAAATGCAGggtgcccagttaaatttgaatgtcagaaaaacaatgaatgatctttttcattttaagtatgTCCACCAGGGTATTCAGAatatactctttttcttttcttttcttttctttttttttgtatttttctgaagctggaaacggggagagacagtcagacacactcccgcatgcgcctgaccgggatccacccggcacgcccaccagggggcgacgctctgcccaccagggggcgatgctctgcccctccggggcatcgctctgttgtgaccagagccactctagcgcctggggcagaggccaaggagccatccccagcgcccgggctatctttgctccaatggagccttggctgcgggaggggaagagagagagagaggaaggagggcggggggggggggggagaagcaaatgagcgcttctatgtgctctggccgggaatcgaaccctggtcccccgcacgccaggccgacgctctaccgctgagccaaccggccagggctcagaatatacttatactaaaaaaagtACTGGTGCATTTTATCTGGCTGCCCTGCGGGACTCCTGCGCCTCTTCCCCTGGCTGATCAGCAAGGGTGGCCTCATGGGCATGTGCTGGCACCTCCCAAAGGCAGAGAAACAGGTTTCCACATTAGATTAGAGCTCAATGGAAAATGGGGTTGATTCGTTTAGCATTccgcaaatatttattgagtgctttttcTAGGCCTGGGCTTGCCTTAGGCAGCGCTGGGCTCTAAAGAGGCCTCAGCACTGGGACAGGCCCTGAGGAACCCCTGAGGTTAGGGGGGATTGAGCCTGACAGAGATGCATCCAACCCTGCCTAGTGGATGACAGAGGGTACAGTGGGTGGGGCTTCAAAAGATGCATAGGAGTCTACCCTGGAGGCTTGTTAACCTTGACAAGAAGCCAGAcccgcctaacctgtggtggcacagtggataaagcgtcaacctggaaacactgaggttgccggttcaaaaccctggcttgcctggtcaaggcacatatgggagttgatgcttcctgctcctcccccttctttctctctctttctctctctctcttcccctctcctctctaaaataaaaaaaaataaaaaaaaaaagaagccagaccCTTAGACGATTATTGCTTGATACATGACGTCAGGCAAGtctcctttctgagcctcagtttccccatccacTAAGTGGGCCATTGTGATCATACTGCCAGGCACTGAGCACCAGAGTCAGCTGGAAGTAAGTAACCATGACAGTTCTTTATCCAGCCACTCAAGATGACAGGCCTATCAGGTCCTGGGAAGTCCTCCAGGTGGCAACCTGTTCCTATTTCTTCCACCCGAGATACTGAGGCCAGGGACTGAGGATTCTTTCTCTGGGGGTTCCCTTTTCAGTctgggcctccctgccctgcccaccttACTGGCTCCTCCCCATGATGGGCCAAACTGCCTAGCCTCTTTGGTGCAGACTCAAGGGACAATGGGGTGGGGGCCTGTCTCAACCCTCCCCATACTGGGAAGTGACCCTCAGTCTACCTGCAGCTCCTAGGTCATTCTTCCCATGGCCCTGAGTGGCTCAGGCCTTTCCTGCTTAATGTGGCTTGTAATTACTGCTCCCCGTTGGGACCTTTGAGGTTCACATGCCCTTTGTCAGGCAGCAGAGGGCAGGGTAGTGCTCCAGCAGGACCCAGAAACCAGTCAAGGTCTCCTGTTTAAGACAGGGCTATGGGCCCCCTCCCCATGGGCAGACACTGAGGCAAAGTCCCACCCTCAGGCTGTCCGCCCACGGCCGAGGCCCTACTCTATGGCATCCTGCAGCTGCAGAAGAAAATCAAGCGGGAAAAGAGACTCAAGATCTGGTACCGCAGGTAGTGCCACCCGACTGCCACCCTGTGATCTCTTCGTCATCCCAAGTGATCGTCAATAAATCCACGAAACCCACCTGGACTGAAGCTTGCCTTCGTCACGTATGGGCAAAGGGCTGTTGGAGGTAGGGAGGTGCCCACAGGGCTGAAAGCACCCCCTTTGCCAGAGGTTGGTGGATGAGTGCTGCCTTGGGCAGGATCAGCCCTTAGAGATGATGAGGCCCTGGAGGCAGATGGTTCAGTTTATGCCAGCCCTTCTTTGGGGCCCTGCTCTTGATCTACTCCAGTCCCCACTGTGAAGGAGGGGAGCCAGAGCATCCCCTTGAGCCAGGTGATGACTGGGCTCCCCCTGCACTGGGACTATAAAGGGTCTGGAGTCAGAGGAAACAAGACAGTGGGAGAATCAGACTTAGCAAATGACACTGCACCTCTCGAGTGGGTGGTAGGGTCCTGTGAGACTCCAGCCATAAAATTTCTCTGTTTTCAGGCTCAGTCTGACTTGGTGGGACCAGAGACCCTCTCAGTAGTCTGAAGACCTGGGACTGGGGCTGCTTCCCTTCTTAGACCTGACCTAGTTCTGCAACCCCCTGGACCCAGCTGCCAACcacagggaagggaggggcagccaccctggctggttgagaGAAGGGGCCATAGGTGATTGATTGGCATATCTCCCATGGGCAGGATGGGGTTCACAGGTTCAGACACTGTGGAACAGATAGTTTGTCCACTGGCTCCCTGAAGGTCCACttaacagatttctttttctttttggacgGATGGAAGAAATCAGAGGACTTTTGCATCATGCTACTAATTAGCCAGCCCAGTGTTGGCATTTATTTCATCCCCATGACCCCTGAATGAGGCTGGTTCTGGTCTC of Saccopteryx bilineata isolate mSacBil1 chromosome 1, mSacBil1_pri_phased_curated, whole genome shotgun sequence contains these proteins:
- the NDUFS7 gene encoding NADH dehydrogenase [ubiquinone] iron-sulfur protein 7, mitochondrial; the protein is MAALSAPGLLRPILALGSGVGAALQVRCVHASLAANGPSSTQPAMSKAGAMVPKPSSLPSSRGEYVVAKLDDLVNWARRSSLWPMTFGLACCAVEMMHMAAPRYDMDRFGVVFRASPRQSDVMIVAGTLTNKMAPALRKVYDQMPEPRYVVSMGSCANGGGYYHYSYSVVRGCDRIVPVDIYVPGCPPTAEALLYGILQLQKKIKREKRLKIWYRR